Within Azospirillum thiophilum, the genomic segment GTCCGCACCGGCCTGCGGCTCGAACGGGCGGCTTCGAAGGCCGCCGGTTGCGCTCCAGTCCAGGTAGGGCGGGAGCCTGTCAAACACTGATTAAGAGAACCTTACCTCTTCCGATAGGGATAATGCGCGGACAGGCCGCCGGAAGGTGGAAAGACCCATTGTCACAGGAGGACCGATGACCGACGACGAACTCGCCCGGACCGTGCGCGACGCGGTGGAGCGCCTCAACACCGTGCTGGCGGAGGCCGCAAGGCGGAATCTGGCGGTGACCCTGCGCACGACCGCCCACCAGACCACCGGCGGGGTGGAGCAGGTCGTGGTGGAGACGCGGATCTACAAGCAGCTGTAAGGAAGCAGCCGCAAGACCGGCTCACCATTCCGCGGTGAGGACCAGCCGCTCGCTGCTCTCGGTGGCGACGGCGATGCGGAAGCCGTCGCTTTCGGCCAGCCGGCCGGTGAGATAGGCGTGGATGGTGCGGGGGCCCAGCGCCTCGGGGCCGGCCGTGCCGGCCAGCGCCGCCGCGGCCTCCGGGTTCAGCGTACCGGGGCGGCCGGCGGCGGTCACCGTCACGCGGCCCTGCTCCTCCCCGCCCTCGGCGGCGACGGAGACGAGGCCGCCATGGGTCAGCGCCTCGTCGGCCAGCAGGATCAGGTTCAGCAGCAGCTTCACCACGCCGCGGCGCTGGGCGGTCATGTCGTGCGGCACGCGCTCCGGCCAGTCGAGCCGGGTACGGCTGCCCTCGACATAGCCGGTGGCGGCGGCGCGGGCGTCGCCGAACCCCTTCTGGTCGCGTCCGCCAAGGCCGTAGGCCAGCCGGAACACCCGCAGCCGGCGGTCGGCCTGGCCGGAGGAATGGTCGATCAGCTTCACCGCCTCGCCCAGGAAGCCGCCGATGGCCGCGGCACCGCCATCGCCGTCCTCGTCCTCCTGCATCTCCTCGATCAGTTCCAGGCCGTTGCGGATGGCGCCGACCGGGCTGACCAGATCGTGGCAGAGCTTGGACGCCAGCAGTTCCAGGACGCGGATGTCGACGCTGACGGGATGGGCGGGCGTATCGGTCACGAGACGGTCTCCGGGGAAAAAGGAACGGCGACGGCGCGGTGCCGACGATTCTATACTGTCCGGGCGGCGCCGCACAGGCGGTCGCGTTTCCTATGTAAAACGGCATGAAGGGTGGGGCTGCCGCATGGACGATTCGCTGGTGCCGGGCGCCTGGGTGCGCCACCCGACCCGGCCCGACTGGGGCCTGGGTCAGGTGCAGTCGGCGATCCGCAACCGCATCACCGTGAATTTCGAGCATGCGGGCAAGGTGCTGATCGATTCCGACGTGATCTCGCTGACGGTGGTCGACCCGGACGCGATCTGAAGGGGTCGCGCCGGCTGCGGGAAAGCGCGGATTGCGCCGGCGCCGCCGCTTTGCTCTTATGGGCCATCGATTGGCATGCCGACCGGGATTTCGGTCGGATAAGGTTCGGGAGGGACAGGATGAAGGCCATGATTCTGGGCTTCGCCGCCGCGGCGGTGATCGCGCTCGGCACAGCCGTGGCGCTGAACGCCGTCGGCCATTCGACCGCCGAGCGGTTCTCCAGCCCCGCCGTGCGTCTCTGAGCAGGGAGTCCGCGGGTCCGAAGCAGGCTTCGACAGCAGTCTGTCCATAGTCTCTGGACAGCCGGCGCCAAGTGTGGGGAGTTTGTCCGCTCGGGAATCGCTGTCGGCGGGATGGCATGGGCGGGCGATGGGGCGGGCGATGGGGCGGGCGAGGGAGCGCTGTTGCGGGCTTGGGGTCGAGCATCCGGCCTAGCTGCGGATGGCTGCTTGGGGTGATGGTTGTTGCGGCGGTGCTGCTGCCGTCCGTGCCGGCATCCGCCGACCAGGAAACGCCCGCGGCCGTCACCGTCCTCACCTCCTTTCCGGCCAGCTTCTTTGAGCCGGTGCGGGAGGCGTTCGAACAGGCGCATCCCGGCCGGCGCCTCCGCGTCGTCAACACCAAGACCACAGCAGCCATCACCCGGCTGCAGGACCGTACGGGGGAGGATGTCGACGTCTTCTGGGCGTCCGCTCCGGATGCCTTCGAGGTGCTGAAGGCGGCGGGGCTGCTGGCGCCCGTCGCATCGCGGCCGACCGGCGCTCCGGCGACTGTCGGCAACCAGCCGGTCGACGATCCGGACGGCACCTATCTCGGCTTCGCGCTGTCCGGCTACGGGCTGGTCTGGGATCAGCCCTATCTCGACCGCCATGGGCTGGCCGCCCCGCGCGGCTGGGGGGATCTGCGCCGGCCCGGCTATGCCCGCCACCTGGGCATCACGGCGCCGTCGCGGTCCGGCACCATGCATCTGATGGTGGAGACGGTGTTGCAGCTCCATGGCTGGGAGCGCGGCTGGGCGACGTGGCTGGAAATCGCCGGCAACCTCGCCACGGTGACGGCGCGCAGCTATGGCGTGGTGGAGGGGGTCGCCAAGGGCCGCTTCGGCATCGGGCTGGCCATCGACTTCCTGGGGCAAGGGGCGGGGCAAGGGGCGGGCGAGGGCACGGCACCGGGCGGAAAGCCGCCGGATGCCGGCGGCCTGCGCTTCGCCTATCCGGCCGACAGCGTGTTCCTGCCGGCCAGCGTGGCGATCCTGCGCGACGCCCCCGACCCGGCGGGGGCCGAGGTCTTCGTCGATTATCTGCTGTCGCCGGCCGGGCAGGCGCTGATGCTGCGTCCCGACATCGGACGCCTGCCGGTGAGGCCCGACGCCTACGCCGCTGCCCCCGCCGGCTACCCCAACCCCTACCGGCGGGAAACCGGCGACGACCGCTTCCTCTTCGACCGCGCCCTGTCCAGCCGCCGCTACGAGCTGGTCAACCTGCTGTTCGACGAGTTGATCACCTTCCGGGTGAAGACCCTCAACCGCGTCTGGCAGTTGATCCACGAAGGGGAGAACCGGCTGGCCGCCATTCCCGACCCGGTGGCGCGCGACCTGCTGCATGCCGCCCGCGCGTCCGCCACCGCGGTTCCGGTCGGCGCCGCCCAGGCCGTCGACCCGGCCTTCTCCGCGGCGCTGCGGCGGCCGGCGCGCGGCATGCCGGTCTCGGCCCGACAGGAGGAGCTGGAGGCCGAATGGCGAGCCTTCTCCAAGGCCCGGCTGGACGCGGCGCTGTCGGCGGCCGAACGCGCGCTGGTGATCCTGCGCGTGGCGGCCGGCGAGGGGGTCTGGCCATGAGCGCTCCGGTGGCGCCGGCCGTGCCGGAGGGTGGAGCGGTGCGCTTCGGCATCCGGGTCCGCCTGTTCCTCGCCTTCGTCGCGGTGGCGGTGCTGTCGGTGGTGGCCTGCGCGCTCGGCTGGCTGTCCTACGACCGGCTGGGCGGCACACTGGACGAGTTCGCGGAAAGCCACCTGCCGGCGCTCGGGCTCGCCGCCCGGCTGGCGGAGGAGGGTGGCGCGATCATCGCCACCGCCCCAATCCTGGCCGGCAGCCGGACCGAGGCCGAGATGGATGCGATCCGCGACGCGCTCAGCCGCCGCCTGACCGCGCTGCGGGCGCTGACGGACGCGATCGAGGGCGGCGCTCCCGGCCTGCGCCCGGTGGTGGACGCGCTCGGCCGTAACCTGTCGGAGCTGGACGGCACGGTGCGCCACCGGCTGGCGCTCGCCCGCCGCAACCAGGAGGCCATCGAGCGGCTGCGTTGGCTGCACGCCGACTTCCTCGACGAGATCGACCCGCTGGTGGCCGACGCGCGTTTCAACATCCAGAGCGCGCTGGCGTCGGTCGAGGGCGGGAAGCCGTCCGTCGGCGCCGTCCGCACCCTGCGCGAGGAGAACCGGCGCAGCGAGGCGGTGCTGCAGATCGGCGCCAACGGCAACCTCGCGGTCGGGCTGATCGCGCGGGCGGCGACGCTCGCCACCCCCGAGCTGCTGGACGACAACGCCGGATTCCTCGACGAGACCGCCGACCGGCTGCAACGCGACCTCGCGGCGCTGGCCGACTGGGCGGACGGCGTGTCGCTGGGGCAGTTGGTGACCCGGCTTCTCGACCTCGCGCGCGGGGCCGACGGCAGCGTGCCGGCGCTGCGCCGCGAGGAGCTGGACACCGCCGCCCGCGGGCAGGCCCTGCTGGCCGAGAACCGCGACATCGTGGCGCGGCTGAACGGGCTGATCGTCCGGCAGGTCCAGGCGGTGGAGAGCGATTCCCGCGCTGCCGCGGCGCGCTCCGCCCAGGCCATCGCCTTCGGCCGCTCGGCATTGCTGGCGAGCGCGGCGGTCAGCCTGCTGGTGGCGGTGCTGGTGGCGTGGCTCTACGTCAACCGCAACCTGATCTCCCGCCTGACCCGGCTGGGCGACGCGGCCCGCGCCATCGCCGCCGGGGATCTCAAGGCCGACATTCCGCTGGGCGGGCGCGACGAGCTGTCGGAGATGGCGGCGGCGTTGCTGGTCTTCCGCGACACCGCTATCGCGGTGGAGGAGGCGAACGCCCAGGCGATCATCGACAACGCACAGGCCGGGCTGGCGATCACCGACGGCGAAGGCGTGATCGAGTTCGTCAACCCGCTCGCCGCCGCCCTGATCGCGCCGCCGCCCGCCGGCCGGGCCGGGGGGGAGGGCGGCGCGGCCCGTCTTGCCGCCCGCCTCGCCGACCGGCTGGACGCGGAGGGTGCGGCCCGCGTCGCGGCCTTCTTCGCCGTCCAGGCGCCCATCCAGATGTCCGCCGGCTCCGAAGGCGCCACGCCCGCCCTGTCCATCCTGGCCAGCGGGCGGCGCCCGGACGGCGGGGCGGTGCCGGTGCAGGTCGGCGTCCGCCCCTTCTGGCACCGGCAGCAGCAGCGCTTCATCGTCACGCTGACCGATATGACCGAGCGCCTGGAAGCCGAGCACATCCTGGAACGCACGGTTCGGGAGCGCACCACCGACCTCCGGACCACCAACGACCGGCTGGAGCGGGCCATCGCCGAGCACCAGCGCACCGAACGCGAGCTGCGCGAGGCGCAGGCCGAACTGGTGCAGGCCGGCAAGCTGGCGGCGCTCGGCCAGCTCGCCGCCGGTGTCGGGCACGAGCTGAACCAGCCGCTCGCCGCCATCCGCTCCTATGCCCACAACGGCCGCAAGCTGATCGGGCTGGGCCGGGTGGAGGAGGCGGACGGCAATCTGGGCAAGATCGCCGACCTGACGGCCCGCATGGCCAACATCACCAACCACCTGAAGCGCTTCGCGCGGCGCCCCGACAGCCGGCTGGGCGCGGTGGAGCTGGGCCCGGTGATCCAGGGGGCGCTCTCCCTGTTCGGCAACCGCCTGCGCGAGGAGGCGGTCGCGGTCGAGCTGGCGCTGCGCGATTCCGATCCCGATTCCGGCGGCCCCCTGCGGGTCCGCGCCGAGGAGGTGCGGTTGGAGCAGGTGCTGGTCAACCTGTTGAGCAATGCGCTGGATGCCGTGGCCGGGGCGCCGGTCCGCCGCATCCTGATCCGTGTCGGGGTCGTGGAGACAGGGCAGGGGGCGGTGGAGGGGGAGGAGGCCGGCGCCGTCCGCATCGAGGTGCGCGACAGCGGTCCCGGCATCGCGGCCGAACCGGTCGGGCAGGTCTTCGATCCCTTCTTCACGACAAAGCCGGTGGGGACGGGGCTGGGGCTCGGCCTGTCGATCTCGTACAACATCGTCCGCGACTTCGGCGGCGTGCTGTCGGTGGCCGAGAGCGGCCCCGGCGGAACCGCCTTCGTCCTCACCCTGACCCGCGCCTGAAAGTCCCGCCCATGACCGTCCTGCTGATCGACGACGATGCGGAAGTGCTCGATTCCAGCCGCCAGACGCTGGAGCTGGAGGGCTTCGCGGTCCGGGCGGTGACGGATCCGGAGGCTGGGCTGGCCCGGCTCGGGCCCACTTGGCCCGGCGTGGTGGTGACCGACGTGCGCATGCCGGGGATGGACGGCTTCGCCCTGTTGGAGCGGGTGCGCGCCGTGGACGCGGAGGTGCCGGTGGTGCTGGTCACCGGGCACGGCGACATCGCCATGGCGATGCGCGCGGTCCGCGAGGGCGCCTACGACTTCATCGAGAAGCCGGCAGAACCCGACCATCTGGTCGAGGTGGTGCGGCGCGCGCTCGCCCATCGCGGGCTGGTGCTGGAGAACCGGCGTCTGCGGGCGCAGTTGGCGGAAGGCGGGGCGGAGGGGAGGATCATCGGGCGGTCCCCGGCGGTGGAGCGCCTGCGCGCCAGCGTGGCGACCCTCGCCGATGCCGAGGTCGACATCCTGCTGTTCGGCGAGACCGGCACCGGGAAGGAGCTGGTCGCGCGCAGCCTGCACGAGGGCGGGCGGCGGCGTGCCGGCAACTTCGTGGCGCTGAACTGCGGCGCCATGCCCGACACCATCATCGAGAGCGAGCTGTTCGGCCACGAGCCGGGCGCCTTCACCGGCGCGCAGGGACGGCGCATCGGCAAGCTGGAATATGCGGCCGGCGGCACCCTGTTCCTCGACGAGATCGAGAGCATGCCGATGCATCTCCAGGTCAAGCTGCTGCGCGTGCTGCAGGAGCGGGCGATCGAGCGCATCGGCGCCAACCGGACGATCCCGCTGGATTTGCGGGTGGTGGCGGCGACCAAGGTGGATCTGCTGCGGCTGGCGGCGGAGGGGAGGTTCCGCGAGGATCTCTATTACCGCCTCAACGTCGTCACCGTCCCCCTTCCCCCCTTGCGGGAGCGGCGCGAGGACGTGGCCCTGCTGTTCCGCCATTTCCTGGACGCCGCCGCCGCCCGGTCGCGCCGGACGGTCCCGCCACCCGACGCCGGCACGCTGGCCCGCCTCGCCGCCCATGGCTGGCCCGGCAACGTGCGCGAACTGCGCAACGTCGCCGAGCGGGTGGCGCTTGGGCTGGGCGACGGTCTCGCCCCCGCGGCCTGCATGGTCACGGCGACCGCGGAGATCGAGCCGCTGGCCGGCCAGATCGACCGCATCGAGAAGCAGCTGATCGAGGACGCACTCGCCCGCTGCGGCGGCCGGGTCGGCGAGACGGCGGAGCGGCTGGGGATCACCCGCAAGACCCTGTACCTGAAGATGCGCCACCACGGCCTGAGCCGGGACGATTTCACGGACGAGTGACCCCAGCGGTTGCCCCCACCCCAACCCTCCCCCGCTGGGCGGGGGAGGGAGCAAGTGCTGACTCGCAAGAGCGGCGGCAGTCCCTCCCCCGCGGGAGCGGGGGAGGTTAGGTGGGGGGCTAGCCTGGCAAAGAGGGGGTATCTGGAAGCTGAAAGCTTCTGGTTGTGGGAAGGCGTCGAACGCTGGTGTGTTCCCCGCGTTACCCGGCCGTCCCCGCCGATGTTCCCGTCCTGACCCATCGACGCCGCGCGAAGCCCGGCCGCACAAGGGCTGATCATCTGGCACACAGATTGCTGAAGGAGCGAGCATAAAACATCAGGGGAGGACAACACCCATGCTTCGCACCACGCGCACCGCCACGAGCACCCTGCGCAACGCCGCGGCCGCCCTGGCCGTCCTGCTGCTGTCCGGCACCGCCGCCTTCGCCCAGGACGTCAGCGGCAAGCTGGTCATCGTCACCTCCTTTCCCAAGGACATGACGACCGCCTTCCAGCAGGCCTTCCAGAAGGCCAACCCCAAGGTCACGGTCGAGATCCTGAACCGCAACACCAACGCGGGCGTGAAGTATCTCCAGGAAACCGCGTCGAACAACGGAACCGACCTGTTCTGGGCCTCGGCCCCCGACGCCTTCGAGGTGCTGAAGGGCGCCGGGCTCCTCCAGCCCTACAAGCCGCAGGTCAAGG encodes:
- a CDS encoding histidine phosphotransferase family protein; translation: MTDTPAHPVSVDIRVLELLASKLCHDLVSPVGAIRNGLELIEEMQEDEDGDGGAAAIGGFLGEAVKLIDHSSGQADRRLRVFRLAYGLGGRDQKGFGDARAAATGYVEGSRTRLDWPERVPHDMTAQRRGVVKLLLNLILLADEALTHGGLVSVAAEGGEEQGRVTVTAAGRPGTLNPEAAAALAGTAGPEALGPRTIHAYLTGRLAESDGFRIAVATESSERLVLTAEW
- a CDS encoding DUF3553 domain-containing protein, producing the protein MDDSLVPGAWVRHPTRPDWGLGQVQSAIRNRITVNFEHAGKVLIDSDVISLTVVDPDAI
- a CDS encoding ABC transporter substrate-binding protein, whose protein sequence is MVVAAVLLPSVPASADQETPAAVTVLTSFPASFFEPVREAFEQAHPGRRLRVVNTKTTAAITRLQDRTGEDVDVFWASAPDAFEVLKAAGLLAPVASRPTGAPATVGNQPVDDPDGTYLGFALSGYGLVWDQPYLDRHGLAAPRGWGDLRRPGYARHLGITAPSRSGTMHLMVETVLQLHGWERGWATWLEIAGNLATVTARSYGVVEGVAKGRFGIGLAIDFLGQGAGQGAGEGTAPGGKPPDAGGLRFAYPADSVFLPASVAILRDAPDPAGAEVFVDYLLSPAGQALMLRPDIGRLPVRPDAYAAAPAGYPNPYRRETGDDRFLFDRALSSRRYELVNLLFDELITFRVKTLNRVWQLIHEGENRLAAIPDPVARDLLHAARASATAVPVGAAQAVDPAFSAALRRPARGMPVSARQEELEAEWRAFSKARLDAALSAAERALVILRVAAGEGVWP
- a CDS encoding ATP-binding protein, yielding MSAPVAPAVPEGGAVRFGIRVRLFLAFVAVAVLSVVACALGWLSYDRLGGTLDEFAESHLPALGLAARLAEEGGAIIATAPILAGSRTEAEMDAIRDALSRRLTALRALTDAIEGGAPGLRPVVDALGRNLSELDGTVRHRLALARRNQEAIERLRWLHADFLDEIDPLVADARFNIQSALASVEGGKPSVGAVRTLREENRRSEAVLQIGANGNLAVGLIARAATLATPELLDDNAGFLDETADRLQRDLAALADWADGVSLGQLVTRLLDLARGADGSVPALRREELDTAARGQALLAENRDIVARLNGLIVRQVQAVESDSRAAAARSAQAIAFGRSALLASAAVSLLVAVLVAWLYVNRNLISRLTRLGDAARAIAAGDLKADIPLGGRDELSEMAAALLVFRDTAIAVEEANAQAIIDNAQAGLAITDGEGVIEFVNPLAAALIAPPPAGRAGGEGGAARLAARLADRLDAEGAARVAAFFAVQAPIQMSAGSEGATPALSILASGRRPDGGAVPVQVGVRPFWHRQQQRFIVTLTDMTERLEAEHILERTVRERTTDLRTTNDRLERAIAEHQRTERELREAQAELVQAGKLAALGQLAAGVGHELNQPLAAIRSYAHNGRKLIGLGRVEEADGNLGKIADLTARMANITNHLKRFARRPDSRLGAVELGPVIQGALSLFGNRLREEAVAVELALRDSDPDSGGPLRVRAEEVRLEQVLVNLLSNALDAVAGAPVRRILIRVGVVETGQGAVEGEEAGAVRIEVRDSGPGIAAEPVGQVFDPFFTTKPVGTGLGLGLSISYNIVRDFGGVLSVAESGPGGTAFVLTLTRA
- a CDS encoding sigma-54-dependent transcriptional regulator, coding for MTVLLIDDDAEVLDSSRQTLELEGFAVRAVTDPEAGLARLGPTWPGVVVTDVRMPGMDGFALLERVRAVDAEVPVVLVTGHGDIAMAMRAVREGAYDFIEKPAEPDHLVEVVRRALAHRGLVLENRRLRAQLAEGGAEGRIIGRSPAVERLRASVATLADAEVDILLFGETGTGKELVARSLHEGGRRRAGNFVALNCGAMPDTIIESELFGHEPGAFTGAQGRRIGKLEYAAGGTLFLDEIESMPMHLQVKLLRVLQERAIERIGANRTIPLDLRVVAATKVDLLRLAAEGRFREDLYYRLNVVTVPLPPLRERREDVALLFRHFLDAAAARSRRTVPPPDAGTLARLAAHGWPGNVRELRNVAERVALGLGDGLAPAACMVTATAEIEPLAGQIDRIEKQLIEDALARCGGRVGETAERLGITRKTLYLKMRHHGLSRDDFTDE